The genomic region CTCGAGCGGCCCGTGCGCCCGCTCGGGCTGCGCAGCGCCTCGGCGGTCGGTGCGGCGCTGCTGGCCGGGCGAGGGGTGGGGATGGACGTCCACCCGGAGCGGGACGCCGGGCCGCTCGTGGAGCCGAGGCCGGCACGTGGTCTCGCGGACGCCGCCGCCCGCTGGACCGGCGCCTGAGCCGGCAGGCATGGAACGTCGGCGCACGCAGGCCATCCGGCAGTCCACCGACAAAGGCCCAACAGCTGGCCGAGGACCGGAAGACCCGGGCGACGATCGACGACGTGCGCCGCCGCATCCAGGGTGGCGGTCGCGGAGGCAGGGGAACGGGCGCCGGCCCGACCGTCCAACCCCGCCGGATCAGGCGGGGTCGGGCAGCCGCACGTGCGCGAGGGCCGCGTCGTGCAGCGCTCCGTTCGTGGCGATGGCATGGCCGCCGGCCGGACCCGGGGCGCCGGTCAGATCGGTGAACCGGCCCCCGGCCTCCCGCACGATGACGTCGAGGGCGGCGAGATCCCAGACCGACACCTCGGGCTCGCACGCGATGTCGACCGCGCCCTCGGCCAGCAGGCAGTAGCTCCAGAAGTCGCCGTAGGCGCGCGTGCGCCAGACCGAGCGGGTCAGGTCGAGGAAGCCGTCCAGGACGCCGCGCTCCTCCCAGCCGGACAGGCTGGAGTAGGACAGGCTCGCGTCGCCGAGGTCGGTGACCTCCGAGACCCGGCAGCGGGTGGCGGACTCCAGACGCCGGCCGGTCCACGCGCCGACGTCCTTGGCCGCCCACCAGCGGCGGTTGAGGGCCGGCGCGGACACCAGCCCCACGACGGGTTCCTCGCCGTCGAAGAGGGCGATGAGCGTGGCCCACACCGGCACGCCGCGGACGAAGTTCTTCGTGCCGTCGATGGGATCGAGCACCCAGCGGCGCGGGCCGTGCCCGGTCGTGCCGAACTCTTCGCCCATGACCGCGTCCCGGGTGCGGGCGCGGCTCAGGGTGATCCGGAGCATCTCCTCGACCGCCCGGTCGGCGTCGGTGACCGGCGTCAGGTCCGGCTTGGTGTCCACCGTCAGGTCCTGGGCCCTGAACCGGTCCAGGCTGATCGAGTCGGCTTGATCGGCCAGCACGTGTGCCAGCCGCATGTCCTCGGAGAATCCCCGGCCCGATGTCATGGGCACCGAACCTAGCGGGGTCTCAGTCGAAGACCGCTGAACTGACCCCGCTCGGCCCCTCGTACTCCCGGTCCTCGATCTTCTTGAGGGCCTCGATCACGTCGTCGTCACCACCCTGCTGCTCGGCATGCCGGACGATGTCGTCCTTGCTCGCCGGGTAGTCCATGCCGGACAGGGCCTTCTGGATGTCGATGGGGCTCACCATGCCTCTGCCCCTACCCGGGTGAAGTCGACCAATGCGTCGATACCGTCGAGGAGTGGACGCCGCGACGATCGCCGGGCTGCTCGCCGATCCGGCCCGGCTGAAGGTGGTCGCCGCGCTGGCGCTCGGCGCCGG from Blastococcus colisei harbors:
- the hisN gene encoding histidinol-phosphatase — translated: MTSGRGFSEDMRLAHVLADQADSISLDRFRAQDLTVDTKPDLTPVTDADRAVEEMLRITLSRARTRDAVMGEEFGTTGHGPRRWVLDPIDGTKNFVRGVPVWATLIALFDGEEPVVGLVSAPALNRRWWAAKDVGAWTGRRLESATRCRVSEVTDLGDASLSYSSLSGWEERGVLDGFLDLTRSVWRTRAYGDFWSYCLLAEGAVDIACEPEVSVWDLAALDVIVREAGGRFTDLTGAPGPAGGHAIATNGALHDAALAHVRLPDPA
- a CDS encoding DUF2795 domain-containing protein; translation: MVSPIDIQKALSGMDYPASKDDIVRHAEQQGGDDDVIEALKKIEDREYEGPSGVSSAVFD